The following proteins come from a genomic window of Bactrocera tryoni isolate S06 chromosome 1, CSIRO_BtryS06_freeze2, whole genome shotgun sequence:
- the LOC120782477 gene encoding uncharacterized protein LOC120782477, whose protein sequence is MYKFLQYAAIVSLICLFGSNGVEAQKLTCQNASSLTNLDSTFEGQWYEAIRSPASEWSCVGLDIYSNTSGIYLNLTTPQTTAALNLNQTSTYLLKPVNGTNSSSAVNVTSPADGYTYATSSSVNVTIKVLLANSSSYAVLCGYSSNSNSSFGLVMTRQRSVANATLTSYVGLVNSTYADFDNLTTVDQGTACYQSSAATHASALSLVFAVIYAVTKFIK, encoded by the exons ATGTACAAGTTCTTGCAATACGCAGCAATCGTGAGCTTAATCTGCCTTTTCGGCAGCAACGGCGTTGAGGCGCAAAAATTGACCTGTCAGAATGCGAGCAGTTTAACGAATCTTGATAGCACT TTTGAAGGCCAGTGGTACGAGGCCATCCGCAGCCCAGCAAGCGAGTGGAGTTGTGTTGGTCTCGATATTTACTCAAACACTTCGGGCATATATCTCAACCTAACCACACCACAGACAACGGCCGCGCTGAATTTAAATCAAACCTCAACCTATCTACTCAAACCAGTCAATGGAACCAACTCAAGCAGCGCAGTGAATGTCACCTCACCCGCTGACGGTTACACTTACGCAACAAGCAGTAGCGTAAATGTGACAATCAAAGTACTTCTGGCGAATAGTTCCAGTTATGCGGTGCTCTGTGGCTATAGCTCGAACTCAAACAGCTCTTTTGGCCTTGTAATGACGCGCCAGCGTTCGGTGGCAAACGCCACATTGACATCGTATGTTGGACTAGTCAACAGCACTTATGCTGATTTCGACAATTTGACCACTGTGGATCAGGGAACAGC CTGCTATCAGAGCTCAGCCGCCACTCACGCCTCGGCCTTATCGCTGGTTTTCGCAGTTATATATGCCGTCACTAAGTTCATTAAATAA